Sequence from the Pararhizobium gei genome:
GGCTGCTGTGTAACGCAAGTTTCCCGTGGAGGGAATGATCAAGGGCAAAGATAAAGCCGGTGTGACATCGTGCGTGTCCGCCGTCTTTATCATCGCTTGCCCTCTTTTTTCCCACCCTTTCTACGCTATGTTGGCTACCACAGGGCGAGGACTTAGAACCATTTATGGCCAATGACGAAATTTCCACATTGATCTCCCGCGTTTCGCTGCGCGATCGCGCGTCGTTTTCGACGCTGTACCAGAAGACCAGCCCGAAACTTTTTGCTATCTGCCTGCGTATACTCAGGGACAGGACAGAGGCCGAAGAGGCGTTGCAGGAAATATTCATCAAAATCTGGCAACGCGCGGATCGCTACATCGCCGGCGAAACCAGCCCGATGTCCTGGCTTTCCGCAATCGCTCGCAATCACGCGATCGATCACCTTCGGGCGCGAAAGCCTGTGGCAAACACGATTGACGAGGCCTATGATCTGGCCGATTCTGCACCGGATCCTGAAAAATCCGCCATCAATCAGGCGGAAGGCCGCAGAATAGACAAATGCATGGCCGAACTGGAAGCTGACCGTGCAGATGCGGTACGCAAGGCCTATGTCGAGGGGCTGAGCTATCAGGAACTGGCGGAGCTTTTCGATACGCCGCTGAATACGATGCGAACTTGGCTGCGACGCAGCCTGCTAAAGCTGAGAGAGTGCATGGAGCGATGACCCCACAGAACCCGGACAGCGGAGATTCCCGTCGCGATCAGGTCATCGCCGGAGAGTATGTGCTCGGTGTTCTGTCGAACGAGGACCGGCGCAAGGTTGAGGCACGCATCGTTCTCGACCGGGCCTTCGCGGCAATGGTCAAACACTGGCAAAGCAATCTTTCATCCTTCGATGAGGCTTATGAGCCCGTCTCGCCCCCGAAAAAAGTCTTCGTTGCCGTCGAGCGGCGCCTGTTTGCCGAAAGCCGCTCAACGACTGCCGGCGGCTTCTGGAATTCGCTCGCCGTCTGGCGCGTTTTGACGGTTGCCTCGCTGGCCGGCATGGTGACGCTCGCGGCCCTGACCTCCGGTATTCTTGATCCTGCGGCCCAGCCGCTGGTGGCGGAGCTTTCCGGCGATGCGAGCGCCTCGATCAATCTTTTGGCGCAATATGACGCTGGTCGCGGTGCGCTGAAGTTCACGCCGGTGGCCGCCGGGCAGGGTCAGACCAAATCTCTGGAGCTCTGGCTGATAGAAGGCAGCGGTCCGGCCCTGTCGCTTGGCGTTTTGCCGCAATCTGGAGAGGGCGAAGTGGTCGTGCCGCCGGCACTGCGTGCAAAGATAGGCGAAGGCGTCACGTTTGCCGTCAGCCTCGAACCGTTTGGCGGCTCTCCGACCGGCGTTGCAACTGGCCCTGTCATCGCGGCCGGCAAGGCGCGGCTACCCTGAAATTGTTACGAGACGAACTGGACCGGCGCTTAACGAGCGCCGGTCCAGTTCGTGATGTTTTTTCCAAAAATATCTTTTATATCAAGCACATAAAGTTTGTTGCCCTATTCTGAAACTCTTTCCGATGGCATCCCGTTACTCGCTTTGTCCTCTGCGCAGAGAACATTTTAAACGACAAGGGAGGGGCCTGCTCAGGCGGGTCCGCGAGATCAACAGGAAGGAATAGAAATGTTCAAGTCCATGCTGCGCACGGTGACCGTCGCTTCGATACTGGCCGCCGGCGTTGCTGCTGCCCATGCGGAAAATCCAATGGTCGGCGGCGCTCCGATGTACGAAAACAAGAACATCGTCGAAAATGCAGTTAATTCCAAGGATCACACGACGCTTGTTGCCGCCGTCAAGGCTGCAGGTCTTGTCGAAACGCTTCAGGGCGCCGGTCCGTTCACTGTCTTTGCTCCAACAAACGAGGCCTTCGAGGCTTTGCCTGCAGGCACCGTGGAAACGTTGCTGAAGCCTGAGAGCAAGGACATGCTGACAAAGGTTCTCACCTGCCATGTGGTGGCCGTCAGTGCCCTCTCGGACGCCATCGGCAAGATGGTGGCGGATGACGGCGGCACGCACGATGTCAAGACAGTGGGCGGCTGCGTATTGAAAGCCAAGGCCGATGGCGGCAAGATCACACTGACAGACGAAACCGGCGGTGTCGCCACTGTGACCATCGCCGACGTCAAGCAGTCGAACGGCGTTATCCATGTGATTGACAAGGTGCTTTTGCCGAAGGCGTGACCCGCTTGGAGCCGAATGCCGACTGACTGCATATTCGGCTCCGGGCCGGAATCTTATCCCTTCCGGTCTGAAGGCCGCCGGTTTGTTTCCGGCGGTCTTTTTATGTTGGGCAGACTCACGCGGGATTGATTGTCATGTGTTTTGCCGTGGCGGGCGAAGACCGCTAAACTGTCAAATGCGGCTGCCACAGCAGTCTGTAAGGGAGATACTCATGACAAGCCGACGGTTGTTTCTTTTGTCTGGCACTGCCGTTCTGGCAGCAGCCGCTTTTCGTGGCCTTATGCCGCCGAGCATCGCGGCGGAAACCGCTGAAACCTTCGAGGTTATGAAAACGGATGCCGAGTGGAAAGCGATGCTGACGGACGAGCAGTATCGTATCTTGAGGCACGAGGACACGGAACGGCCCTTTACCAGCGCACTCAACACGGAGAAGCGAAAGGGCACATTCGCCTGTGCCGGCTGCGACCTGCCGGTTTATTCGTCCGAAGCCAAATACGACAGCGGCACCGGCTGGCCAAGTTTCTGGGAGGCGCTGCCGAACGCGATTGCAACACGGGAGGATACGTCTCTCCTGATGACACGCACCGAATGTCACTGCCGTCGCTGCGGGGGACATATGGGGCATATTTTCAATGACGGTCCGCAGCCAACCGGGATGCGGCATTGCATCAATGGCCTGTCGATGACGTTCAAGCCGGCGACAGCAACCTGAAAACATCGATCAGGTGGAAATGGCCACCCGGATTGCATTGCGCAAATCTTCGATCCCGCCGCCTTTTTCCGAGGAGGTGGACAGCACCTCAGGAAAGGCTGCCGGCCGCTTCTTGATCAGTTCCAGCGTTTCGGCAAGCAGACGGGGCACGGCCGGCTCCTTGATCTTGTCTGTCTTGGTCAGAACGACCTGATAGGAGACCGCAGCCTTGTCTAAAAGGGATAGAACATCATCGTCATTCTTTTTGATGCCGTGACGGCTGTCGATCAGCACATAGACGCGCTTTAGCGTCGAACGGCCGCGGAGATAGTCGAAGACAAGCCTGGTCCAGGCATCCACATGCTCCTTGGGCGCTTGGGCATAGCCATAGCCCGGCATATCGACGAGAGCCATGGGCGGCAGATCGCCCGGCTCGCCGGTATAGCCATCCGGGACGAAATAGTTGAGCTCCTGCGTCCGTCCGGGCGTGTTGGATGTCCGTGCCAGACCTTTCTGTCCCACAAGCGCATTGATGAGCGACGACTTGCCGACATTCGAGCGCCCGGCGAAAGCGATTTCCATCGGCCCTTCCGGCGGCAGGAACTTCATCGACGGCACGCCGCGAATGAAGATCCACGGCCGTCCGAATAGGGGCTTGTCATCCTGGTACTTTGCGTCGGTCATAGGTGGTCCTGTCTATCGTGTCGGGTCAGGACTTCAGGCTTTTATGTCTCCATGTCAAGGAAACCCGATGTTTTTAGCCTGCCAGGCATCTCCCATCTGTCAGCAACGCGCCGTCATGCTTGAAATGAAAACGGCCCCGGATGGATAATGCCGGGGCCGTTCAATCGTGCGATGGCTTCGGCCTATTCTGCCGGCTTGGGCTTTTTGGAAAACACGCCCTTCAGATTGTCGAACAGTTCGATCTTGGCGCCATGGCGCTTCATGATAAAGGCTTGCTGGGTGATCGACAGCGTGTTGTTCCAGGCCCAGTAGATGACCAGGCCGGCCGGGAAGCTTGCCAGCATGAAGGTGAAGACAACGGGCATCCAGGTAAACAGCATGGCTTGGGTTGGATCCGGCGGCGTCGGGTTCATGCGCATCTGCAAGAACATGGTGATGCCCATGACCAGCGGCCAGACGCCGATCAGCAGCATGTGCGGCACGTCATAGGGCAAAAGTCCGAACAGGTTGAAGATCGATGTCGGATCGGGCGCTGACAGATCCTGGATCCAGCCGAAGAAGGGCGCGTGGCGCATTTCGATGGTGACGTAGATCACTTTGTAGAGCGCGAAGAAAACCGGGATCTGCAGGAGGATCGGCCAGCAGCCGGCGATCGGGTTGATCTTCTCGTCCTTGTAAAGCTGCATCATCCCCTGCTGCAGCGCCATACGATCGTCGCCATGCTTCTTCTTCAGTTCCTCCATCTTTGGCTGAACCTTCTTCATGTTCGCCATGGACGCATATTGCTTGCTGGCGAGCGGGAAGAACAAGGCCTTGACGACCACGGTGGTCAGGAGAATGGCGGCGCCGAAGTTGCCGAAATACTTGAAAAAGAAGTCCATCAACTGAAACATCGGCTTCGTGAAGAACCAGAACCAGCCCCAGTCGATCAGACGATCGAACATGGGAATGGAATACGCCTTCTCATAGCCATCGATAAGCGGCACTTGCTTTGCGCCTGCGAAAACCAGCGTCTTGAGATCGGTGGATTGACCGGCGGCAACTGTGATCGGATCCTGCTTGTAGTCAGCCTGGTAGCGCGGCCGGCCGTCCGGGAAATGCGCGAATTTAGCGTCGTACGGCGTGGCCTGAGGCGGCACGATCGTTGCGGCCCAGTACTTGTCGGTAATGCCCAGCCAGCCTGTCGTTGTTTTCCCAGGTTGTGTCGGGGCTTCGTCCTCGACCTTGCCGTAGGCAACTTCTGTCAGCCCGTGCTCGCCGATAACACCGATAAAGCCTTCATGAATGACGAATACACTCGGCGTCGTCGGCTTGTTGAAACGTGTGACGCGGCCGTAGGAGGAGAACGAGGCAGGAGCCTCGCTGCCATTGGTGATCTTGTCGTCGATCTTGAACATGAA
This genomic interval carries:
- a CDS encoding sigma-70 family RNA polymerase sigma factor, with translation MANDEISTLISRVSLRDRASFSTLYQKTSPKLFAICLRILRDRTEAEEALQEIFIKIWQRADRYIAGETSPMSWLSAIARNHAIDHLRARKPVANTIDEAYDLADSAPDPEKSAINQAEGRRIDKCMAELEADRADAVRKAYVEGLSYQELAELFDTPLNTMRTWLRRSLLKLRECMER
- a CDS encoding anti-sigma factor, with product MTPQNPDSGDSRRDQVIAGEYVLGVLSNEDRRKVEARIVLDRAFAAMVKHWQSNLSSFDEAYEPVSPPKKVFVAVERRLFAESRSTTAGGFWNSLAVWRVLTVASLAGMVTLAALTSGILDPAAQPLVAELSGDASASINLLAQYDAGRGALKFTPVAAGQGQTKSLELWLIEGSGPALSLGVLPQSGEGEVVVPPALRAKIGEGVTFAVSLEPFGGSPTGVATGPVIAAGKARLP
- a CDS encoding fasciclin domain-containing protein gives rise to the protein MFKSMLRTVTVASILAAGVAAAHAENPMVGGAPMYENKNIVENAVNSKDHTTLVAAVKAAGLVETLQGAGPFTVFAPTNEAFEALPAGTVETLLKPESKDMLTKVLTCHVVAVSALSDAIGKMVADDGGTHDVKTVGGCVLKAKADGGKITLTDETGGVATVTIADVKQSNGVIHVIDKVLLPKA
- the msrB gene encoding peptide-methionine (R)-S-oxide reductase MsrB, yielding MTSRRLFLLSGTAVLAAAAFRGLMPPSIAAETAETFEVMKTDAEWKAMLTDEQYRILRHEDTERPFTSALNTEKRKGTFACAGCDLPVYSSEAKYDSGTGWPSFWEALPNAIATREDTSLLMTRTECHCRRCGGHMGHIFNDGPQPTGMRHCINGLSMTFKPATAT
- the yihA gene encoding ribosome biogenesis GTP-binding protein YihA/YsxC, producing MTDAKYQDDKPLFGRPWIFIRGVPSMKFLPPEGPMEIAFAGRSNVGKSSLINALVGQKGLARTSNTPGRTQELNYFVPDGYTGEPGDLPPMALVDMPGYGYAQAPKEHVDAWTRLVFDYLRGRSTLKRVYVLIDSRHGIKKNDDDVLSLLDKAAVSYQVVLTKTDKIKEPAVPRLLAETLELIKKRPAAFPEVLSTSSEKGGGIEDLRNAIRVAIST
- the yidC gene encoding membrane protein insertase YidC, producing the protein MMQNNRNYFVAIALSVVILIAWQFLYINPKMERERIAAEALQSQTQSNQPAGSKAGTTTQPAEGSVPGSSENREQAIAKSARVSIDTQALSGSINLTGARLDDLKLKEYHETVDDKSPIITLFSPADTQDGYFTELGYIAGEASGTAPGPTTVWTVKSGDKLTPSTPVTLSFTNEKGVVFDRTISVDDHFMFKIDDKITNGSEAPASFSSYGRVTRFNKPTTPSVFVIHEGFIGVIGEHGLTEVAYGKVEDEAPTQPGKTTTGWLGITDKYWAATIVPPQATPYDAKFAHFPDGRPRYQADYKQDPITVAAGQSTDLKTLVFAGAKQVPLIDGYEKAYSIPMFDRLIDWGWFWFFTKPMFQLMDFFFKYFGNFGAAILLTTVVVKALFFPLASKQYASMANMKKVQPKMEELKKKHGDDRMALQQGMMQLYKDEKINPIAGCWPILLQIPVFFALYKVIYVTIEMRHAPFFGWIQDLSAPDPTSIFNLFGLLPYDVPHMLLIGVWPLVMGITMFLQMRMNPTPPDPTQAMLFTWMPVVFTFMLASFPAGLVIYWAWNNTLSITQQAFIMKRHGAKIELFDNLKGVFSKKPKPAE